A window from Citrus sinensis cultivar Valencia sweet orange chromosome 5, DVS_A1.0, whole genome shotgun sequence encodes these proteins:
- the LOC127902215 gene encoding ubiquitin C-terminal hydrolase 12-like yields the protein MNCIESTRTQRRLVFYPKGKGSSDHLSLYLKIDESNSYPNAAWSVNVCYRLFVYDQIRKDYLAVQDAKSGVRTFDQQTSELGFDKFLTLAELNQHLKGYLLNNTCTFGAEIYVIKPTDTEGTLSKEDSLAVIRERRIDRGCNQFVNCLFTAFIKSIKTLIIDRVPCFGVLLNLE from the exons ATGAATTGCATTGAGAGTACCCGGACTCAAag GAGATTGGTATTTTACCCAAAGGGAAAAGGGAGCAGCGATCATCTTTCCCTTTACCTGAAAATAGACGAAAGTAATTCTTATCCTAACGCTGCTTGGAGTGTTAATGTCTGCTACAGATTGTTTGTCTATGATCAGATTAGGAAGGATTACTTGGCAGTCCAAGATGCTAAATCTGGAGTGAGGACCTTTGATCAACAGACAAGTGAATTGGGCTTTGACAAATTTCTTACACTAGCAGAATTGAATCAACATTTAAAAGGGTACCTTCTTAATAATACATGTACATTTGGTGCTGAGATTTATGTCATTAAACCTACCGACACTGAGGGAACACTTTCCAAGGAGGACTCGCTTGCTGTTATTAGAGAAAGACGAATTGATCGTGGTTGCAACCAATTCGTTAATTGCTTATTCACTGCTTTCatcaaatcaatcaaaactcTTATTATCGATCGTGTACCCTGTTTTGGTGTCCTACTGAATCTGGAATAA